Below is a genomic region from bacterium.
AAGCTGGGATATGGTTGGCGGTGGTTCTGCGGCCAATGTTGCCTGTGGGATTTCCCGCCTGGGAGTAACTTCTGGGTTCATTGGAAATGTGGGAGGAGACTATTTCGGAGAAATCCTGAGGGATGGTTTGAAAACAGAGAAGGTCGATATATCTTGCTTAAAAGTTTGTCAGGGAAATAGTGGAAGCGTTATTGCCATTGTTAATGAAGGTGGTGAGAGGGTTCTCTTTGCCTATCAAGGAGCCAATGCAAAACTATCTCCTGGAAATATTGATAAAAATTATATAAAATCCGCTAAGTATATTTTCTTGAGTAGCATTGAAGGTGAAAAAGCTATCCCGGCGATGGAACTTGCTTCCCAATATGCTAAAGAATCTGGAGTGAAAGTATTTTTCGACCCGGGATACATATTTGTGGAAAAGGGGCTTAAAAGCCTTCAAGGAATCTTGAATAAAGCAACAATAGTGAAATTTAATGAG
It encodes:
- a CDS encoding carbohydrate kinase family protein, with protein sequence MRREVWDEKMDVVSIGAVNIDLVAKVDRFPNPDQETVIRSWDMVGGGSAANVACGISRLGVTSGFIGNVGGDYFGEILRDGLKTEKVDISCLKVCQGNSGSVIAIVNEGGERVLFAYQGANAKLSPGNIDKNYIKSAKYIFLSSIEGEKAIPAMELASQYAKESGVKVFFDPGYIFVEKGLKSLQGILNKATIVKFNETEIKELTKREKLLDASETIAEYGAKIVLTTLGGKGCFVYSGSGKKFIDSYKEFKPVDKTGAGDA